One part of the Sphingobium yanoikuyae genome encodes these proteins:
- a CDS encoding M20/M25/M40 family metallo-hydrolase, which yields MKRFALCIILASTALSVPVRAATPTSATAPADARAIAAIRARPAVKAAFAALEAEHEQWVDNIVTLTQIPAPPFKEEARAKAYADMFRAAGLTDVEIDEGGNVLGLRRGSGKPGGKLIVVSAHLDTVFPEGTPVTVRREGNKLHAPGVGDDVAGLATQLSLIKAIVGANISAPMDILFVGDVGEEGLGDLRGMKQLFHKGKYKDRIASFFSIDDGSVDGLINGGVGSKRYRLTFTGPGGHSFGAFGLVNPMAAMSQAIVDLYKIPVPQSPKTTYSASVVGGGSSVNAIPQEVWLQVDMRSESAAELAKLEQAFLATVDKAVETENGARSIKEGPIRVDKKVVGDRPAGSTAADTALVRHTAAAYAAEGVTARMSFSSTDANVPMSLGIPAITIPRAATGGRGHSPDEWIDVSAPESLKVKRMDLVALLAAAGYR from the coding sequence ATGAAGCGGTTCGCGCTCTGTATAATATTGGCCAGCACGGCCCTGTCGGTTCCGGTCCGTGCCGCCACGCCCACCAGCGCGACCGCACCGGCCGATGCCCGCGCCATTGCCGCGATCCGCGCGCGCCCGGCGGTCAAGGCCGCCTTCGCCGCGCTGGAGGCCGAACATGAGCAGTGGGTCGACAATATCGTCACCCTGACGCAGATTCCGGCGCCGCCTTTCAAGGAAGAGGCACGGGCCAAGGCCTATGCCGACATGTTCCGCGCCGCCGGCCTTACCGATGTGGAGATTGACGAGGGCGGCAATGTGCTGGGCCTGCGCCGTGGCAGCGGCAAGCCGGGCGGCAAGCTGATCGTCGTGTCCGCCCATCTCGACACCGTCTTTCCCGAAGGCACGCCGGTCACGGTCCGGCGTGAAGGCAACAAGCTCCACGCGCCCGGCGTCGGGGACGATGTCGCCGGCCTCGCCACCCAGTTGAGCCTGATCAAGGCGATCGTCGGCGCCAACATCAGCGCGCCGATGGACATATTGTTCGTCGGCGATGTCGGCGAGGAAGGCCTGGGCGACCTGCGCGGCATGAAGCAGCTGTTCCACAAGGGCAAATACAAGGACCGCATCGCCAGCTTCTTCTCGATCGACGATGGCTCGGTCGATGGCCTGATCAATGGCGGCGTCGGGTCGAAGCGCTATCGCCTGACCTTCACCGGCCCCGGCGGCCACAGCTTCGGCGCCTTCGGCCTGGTCAATCCGATGGCGGCGATGAGCCAGGCGATCGTCGACCTCTACAAGATCCCGGTGCCCCAGTCGCCCAAGACGACCTACAGCGCCAGCGTCGTGGGCGGCGGCTCGTCGGTCAACGCCATCCCGCAGGAAGTCTGGCTGCAGGTCGACATGCGATCGGAAAGCGCGGCTGAACTGGCCAAGCTGGAACAGGCGTTCCTGGCCACGGTGGACAAGGCGGTCGAGACCGAAAACGGCGCCCGCTCGATCAAGGAAGGGCCGATCCGCGTCGACAAGAAGGTCGTGGGCGATCGTCCGGCCGGCAGCACCGCCGCCGACACGGCGCTGGTCCGCCATACCGCCGCCGCCTATGCCGCCGAAGGCGTCACCGCGCGCATGAGCTTCAGTTCGACCGACGCCAATGTGCCGATGAGCCTGGGCATCCCGGCCATCACCATCCCGCGCGCGGCGACCGGCGGCCGGGGTCACTCGCCCGACGAATGGATCGACGTGTCGGCGCCGGAATCGCTCAAGGTCAAGCGGATGGACCTGGTCGCCCTGCTCGCCGCAGCCGGCTATCGCTGA
- the hisI gene encoding phosphoribosyl-AMP cyclohydrolase has product MDDARDRGLTLNPKYDDHGLITAVVTHVTSGEVLMVAHMNAQALALTVETGLAHFWSRSRQSLWKKGESSGHMLGVRDIRIDCDQDAVWVLAEPAGPTCHTGARSCFFRRIGPDGLSAVDEPGVDAAH; this is encoded by the coding sequence ATGGATGACGCACGCGACCGGGGGCTGACTCTCAACCCCAAATATGACGATCATGGCCTTATCACTGCGGTGGTGACCCATGTCACCTCGGGGGAAGTGCTGATGGTGGCGCATATGAATGCGCAGGCGCTGGCGCTGACGGTCGAGACCGGCCTGGCCCATTTCTGGTCGCGCAGCCGCCAATCACTGTGGAAGAAGGGCGAAAGCTCCGGCCATATGCTAGGCGTGCGCGACATCCGGATCGACTGTGACCAGGATGCCGTCTGGGTGCTGGCCGAGCCGGCGGGGCCGACCTGTCACACCGGTGCGCGGTCCTGCTTCTTCCGCCGGATCGGACCCGATGGGCTGAGCGCGGTCGATGAACCGGGTGTCGATGCGGCGCACTAG
- a CDS encoding TonB-dependent receptor — protein MTSSHIFTSISRGALAVALTALAQIGAAHAQTEAPAASGEGLGEIVVTASRRAENAKDVPVAVTAIGGEKLDALNSSGLDVRFLAARTPSLQVESSFGRTFPRFYIRGLGNTDFDPNAAQPVSVVLDDVALENPMLKSFPVFDLASVEVLRGPQGTLFGRNTPAGVVKMTSAAPTDHFTGYASASWATYNTVNAEAAIGGPIADGLSFRVSGLLQRRDDWVKNDNEGGNAASELEGYRDMAGRVQLAYEAGDFKAVLSGHYRDLDGSPRVFRANIFKQGSNHFVDGFDKDHVNLDGYTSQSMKQGGGNLRMQLHVDGLGTFFSTTGYEKASVESTGDIDGGGCYPYTGCTAGQLGVGSFDSNTGGVTKPEEFSQEFRFATDDMNGIRLQAGTYFFHQRLKYNEYAYDLAGNRVSAILHNNTNENIGLFASGEAKVTSALTLRAGVRYSHDDKRDTITLDPALAASSISSQLIGVDLPLSNTAQGSNLSWDVSATYALSPDVNLYGRVATGYQGPAIQDRVTFFSVPSVAKKQTTISYEGGIKGAIANMVRFDLSAYYWNTDDLQLTAVGGVGNSARLINVNKAVGYGLEGNLEAQPLDHLNLTVGGSYNFTEIRDKNAFVAVCGSGMCTPTGNTFVDGGTTYSYLDGNDLPQAPRYIANATLRYGIPVGDAGEVFAYTDWAYRSKINYFLYSAAEFRGRSSLEGGLKVGYKSNHGYEIAAFARNITNQIRAVSAIDFNNLTGMINEPRIIGGMIKASF, from the coding sequence ATGACATCTTCGCATATCTTCACCAGCATTTCGCGCGGCGCGCTCGCCGTCGCTCTCACCGCTCTGGCGCAGATCGGCGCCGCCCATGCCCAGACCGAAGCGCCCGCCGCATCGGGCGAAGGCCTGGGTGAAATCGTCGTCACCGCCTCGCGCCGGGCTGAAAATGCCAAGGACGTGCCGGTCGCCGTGACCGCCATCGGCGGCGAAAAGCTCGACGCGCTCAACAGCAGCGGCCTCGACGTCCGCTTCCTCGCCGCGCGCACGCCCAGCCTTCAGGTCGAAAGCTCGTTCGGCCGCACCTTCCCGCGCTTCTACATCCGCGGCCTTGGCAACACCGATTTCGATCCCAACGCCGCCCAGCCGGTCTCGGTCGTGCTCGACGATGTCGCGCTCGAAAATCCGATGCTCAAGAGCTTCCCGGTGTTCGACCTTGCCAGCGTTGAAGTGCTGCGCGGCCCGCAGGGCACGCTGTTCGGCCGCAACACCCCGGCGGGCGTCGTCAAGATGACCTCGGCCGCGCCGACCGATCATTTCACCGGCTATGCCAGCGCCTCCTGGGCCACCTACAACACCGTCAATGCCGAAGCCGCGATCGGCGGCCCGATCGCCGACGGCCTCAGCTTCCGCGTGTCGGGCCTGCTCCAGCGTCGCGACGACTGGGTCAAGAACGACAATGAAGGCGGCAACGCCGCCAGCGAGCTGGAAGGCTATCGCGACATGGCCGGCCGTGTGCAGCTGGCCTATGAAGCCGGCGACTTCAAGGCGGTGCTGAGCGGTCATTATCGTGACCTGGACGGCAGCCCGCGCGTGTTCCGCGCCAACATCTTCAAGCAGGGCAGCAACCATTTCGTCGACGGCTTCGACAAGGATCATGTGAACCTGGACGGCTATACCAGCCAGTCGATGAAGCAGGGCGGCGGCAATCTGCGCATGCAGCTCCATGTCGACGGCCTGGGCACCTTCTTCTCGACCACCGGCTATGAGAAGGCCAGCGTCGAAAGCACTGGCGACATCGATGGTGGCGGCTGCTACCCCTATACCGGCTGCACCGCCGGCCAGCTCGGCGTCGGCTCGTTCGACTCCAACACCGGCGGCGTGACCAAGCCGGAGGAATTCAGCCAGGAATTCCGCTTCGCGACGGACGACATGAACGGCATCCGCCTGCAGGCGGGCACCTATTTCTTCCACCAGCGCCTGAAGTATAACGAATATGCCTATGATCTCGCGGGCAACCGGGTGAGTGCGATCCTGCACAACAACACCAACGAGAATATCGGCCTGTTCGCCTCGGGCGAAGCCAAGGTGACATCGGCCCTGACGCTGCGCGCCGGCGTGCGTTATTCGCACGACGACAAGCGCGACACGATCACGCTCGATCCGGCACTCGCCGCCAGCAGCATCTCGTCGCAGCTGATCGGCGTCGACCTACCGCTCAGCAACACCGCGCAGGGCAGCAACCTGTCCTGGGACGTCAGCGCCACCTATGCGCTCAGCCCCGACGTGAACCTCTATGGCCGCGTCGCCACCGGCTATCAGGGCCCGGCGATCCAGGACCGCGTGACCTTCTTCAGCGTCCCCTCGGTCGCCAAGAAGCAGACCACCATCTCCTATGAAGGCGGCATCAAGGGCGCGATCGCCAACATGGTCCGCTTCGACCTGTCGGCCTATTACTGGAACACCGACGATCTGCAGCTGACGGCGGTCGGCGGCGTCGGCAACTCGGCCCGCCTGATCAACGTGAACAAGGCGGTCGGCTATGGCCTGGAAGGCAATCTGGAGGCGCAGCCGCTCGATCACCTGAACCTGACCGTGGGCGGCAGCTACAACTTCACCGAAATCCGCGACAAGAACGCCTTCGTGGCGGTCTGCGGCTCGGGCATGTGTACGCCCACCGGCAACACCTTCGTCGATGGCGGCACCACCTACAGCTATCTGGACGGCAATGACCTGCCCCAGGCGCCACGCTACATCGCCAATGCGACCCTGCGCTATGGCATTCCGGTCGGCGACGCGGGCGAAGTCTTCGCCTATACCGATTGGGCCTATCGTAGCAAAATAAACTACTTCCTCTACTCGGCGGCCGAATTCCGCGGCCGTTCGTCGCTGGAGGGCGGCCTCAAGGTCGGTTACAAGTCGAACCATGGTTATGAGATCGCGGCTTTCGCCCGCAACATCACCAACCAGATCCGCGCCGTCAGCGCGATCGACTTCAACAACCTGACCGGCATGATCAACGAGCCGCGCATCATCGGCGGCATGATCAAGGCGAGCTTCTAA
- a CDS encoding septal ring lytic transglycosylase RlpA family protein gives MRAIRRGVGTSGAALALLGTLSACGGGNFRPVSDMPVRIGKPYTVRGTTYVPADQPGYDLVGYASWYGSESGNRTANGERFRPGWITAAHTSLPLPAYVEVTALDTGRTILVRINDRGPFSRGRIIDLSRGAAEELGIRGQGHAAVRVRAVDPSEKDRKKLRKGKPAEGRPRVGADELAVLRARLAASGNDAGR, from the coding sequence ATGAGAGCGATCAGACGGGGTGTCGGGACTTCGGGCGCGGCCTTGGCGCTGCTGGGTACATTGTCGGCCTGTGGCGGGGGCAATTTCCGTCCGGTGAGCGACATGCCGGTGCGCATCGGCAAGCCCTATACGGTGCGCGGCACCACCTATGTACCGGCCGACCAGCCGGGCTATGACCTGGTCGGCTATGCCAGTTGGTATGGATCGGAATCGGGCAATCGCACCGCCAATGGCGAACGCTTCCGGCCGGGCTGGATCACGGCGGCACATACCAGCCTGCCCTTGCCCGCCTATGTCGAGGTGACGGCGCTGGATACCGGGCGGACGATCCTGGTGCGGATCAACGACCGTGGCCCCTTTTCGCGCGGCCGGATCATCGATCTGTCGCGTGGCGCGGCGGAGGAACTGGGGATTCGCGGTCAGGGCCATGCGGCGGTCCGGGTTCGCGCCGTCGATCCGTCGGAAAAGGATCGCAAGAAGCTGCGCAAGGGCAAGCCGGCGGAGGGGCGGCCGCGCGTCGGGGCGGACGAACTGGCCGTGCTGCGCGCCCGTCTGGCGGCGTCCGGCAACGATGCCGGGCGATAA
- a CDS encoding HU family DNA-binding protein — MNKQDLISAVAESSGLSKSDASKAVEGVFDAITGALKKGDEVRLVGFGTFSVSQRKASTGRNPRTGETMTIKASSQPKFKAGKGLKDSVN; from the coding sequence ATGAACAAGCAGGATCTTATCAGCGCGGTCGCTGAAAGCAGCGGTCTCAGCAAGAGCGACGCCAGCAAGGCGGTCGAGGGCGTGTTCGACGCCATCACCGGCGCGCTGAAGAAGGGCGACGAAGTGCGCCTGGTTGGTTTTGGCACTTTCTCCGTGTCGCAGCGCAAGGCTTCGACCGGTCGCAACCCGCGCACCGGCGAGACGATGACGATCAAGGCGTCGTCGCAGCCGAAGTTCAAGGCCGGCAAGGGCCTGAAGGATTCGGTCAACTAA
- the lon gene encoding endopeptidase La yields the protein MTTQYPLLPLRDIVVFPQMIVPLFVGRDKSVAALEAAMEGNKEIFLVSQLDPAEDDPGKDALYDTGVVSVVLQLLKLPDGTVRVLVEGKHRAQLADLAPAEAGYLVAEVAPVEEIVAEGPEAAALMRSVAEQFENYAKLNKKLPAETPVQLREIDDAGRLADSVAANINVKVADKQSLLVEPDPVKRLEMVFAFMEGELGVLQVEKKIRGRVKRQMEKTQREYYLNEQLKAIQRELGNGEGEEGDELAELADKIAKAKLSKEARAKATAELKKLKGMQPMSAEATVVRNYLDVLLGLPWGKKGRVKTDLKKAQAILDEDHFALEKVKDRIIEYLAVQARTNKLKGPILCLVGPPGVGKTSLGRSIAKATGREFVRQSLGGVRDEAEIRGHRRTYIGSLPGKVVSNLKKAGTMNPLFLLDEIDKLGQDFRGDPASALLEVLDPEQNSKFQDHYLEIDVDLSDVMFVTTANSLNLPQPLLDRMEIIRLEGYTEDEKVEIAQRHLVPKQIDAHGLKNGEFEVTEAAVRDLIRYYTREAGVRTLEREVARLARKALRKILEGAFDKVEITPENLADYAGVRKFRHGVGEEENQIGAVTGLAWTEVGGELLTIEAVTVPGKGLIKTTGKLGEVMNESVQAAFSYVKARSPGYGIKPSLFNRKDIHIHLPEGAVPKDGPSAGIGMVTTIVSTLTGIPVHKDVAMTGEVTLRGRVLPIGGLKEKLLAALRGGIKTVLIPQENEKDLAEIPANIREGLEIVPVSHVDEVLARALVSKPEAITWTEEDDLAAQPSAGQGRDGDPAIRH from the coding sequence ATGACTACGCAATATCCCCTTCTGCCGCTGCGCGACATCGTCGTCTTCCCGCAGATGATCGTCCCGCTTTTCGTCGGTCGCGACAAGAGCGTCGCCGCGCTGGAAGCGGCGATGGAGGGCAATAAGGAAATCTTCCTGGTGTCCCAGCTGGACCCGGCCGAGGATGATCCGGGCAAGGACGCGCTGTATGACACCGGCGTGGTGTCGGTGGTGCTGCAGCTGCTCAAGCTGCCCGACGGCACGGTGCGCGTGCTGGTCGAGGGCAAGCATCGTGCCCAGCTGGCCGATCTGGCGCCGGCCGAAGCGGGCTATCTGGTCGCCGAGGTCGCGCCGGTCGAGGAGATCGTCGCCGAAGGTCCGGAAGCCGCTGCGTTGATGCGCTCGGTGGCCGAGCAGTTCGAGAATTACGCCAAGCTCAACAAGAAGCTGCCGGCCGAAACGCCGGTGCAGCTGCGCGAGATCGACGATGCCGGTCGCCTGGCCGATTCCGTCGCCGCCAACATCAACGTCAAGGTCGCCGACAAGCAGTCGCTGCTGGTCGAGCCCGATCCGGTCAAGCGGCTGGAGATGGTGTTCGCCTTCATGGAAGGCGAACTGGGCGTGCTGCAGGTCGAGAAGAAGATCCGTGGCCGCGTGAAGCGCCAGATGGAAAAGACCCAGCGCGAATATTATCTGAACGAGCAGCTCAAGGCGATCCAGCGCGAGCTGGGCAATGGCGAGGGCGAGGAAGGCGACGAGCTTGCCGAACTGGCCGACAAGATCGCCAAGGCGAAGCTGAGCAAGGAAGCGCGCGCCAAGGCGACGGCCGAGCTCAAGAAGCTCAAGGGCATGCAGCCCATGTCGGCCGAAGCGACGGTGGTGCGCAACTATCTCGACGTGCTGCTGGGCCTGCCCTGGGGCAAGAAGGGCCGGGTCAAGACCGACCTCAAGAAGGCGCAGGCGATCCTGGACGAGGATCATTTCGCGCTGGAGAAGGTCAAGGACCGGATCATCGAATATCTGGCGGTGCAGGCGCGCACCAACAAGCTGAAGGGGCCGATCCTGTGCCTCGTCGGCCCGCCGGGCGTCGGCAAGACGTCGCTGGGCCGTTCGATCGCCAAGGCGACCGGCCGCGAGTTCGTGCGCCAGTCGCTGGGCGGCGTGCGCGACGAGGCCGAGATCCGCGGCCATCGCCGCACCTATATCGGATCGCTGCCGGGCAAGGTCGTGTCGAACCTGAAGAAGGCGGGCACCATGAACCCGCTGTTCCTGCTCGACGAGATCGACAAGCTGGGCCAGGATTTCCGCGGCGATCCGGCATCGGCGCTGCTGGAGGTGCTGGATCCCGAACAGAACAGCAAGTTCCAGGACCATTATCTGGAGATCGACGTCGACCTGTCCGACGTGATGTTCGTGACGACGGCCAACTCGCTGAACCTGCCGCAGCCGCTGCTCGACCGCATGGAGATCATCCGGCTCGAAGGCTATACCGAGGACGAGAAGGTCGAGATCGCCCAGCGCCATCTGGTGCCCAAGCAGATCGACGCCCATGGCCTGAAGAATGGCGAGTTCGAGGTGACCGAGGCCGCGGTGCGCGACCTGATCCGTTACTATACCCGTGAAGCCGGCGTCCGCACGCTGGAGCGGGAAGTGGCGCGTCTGGCCCGCAAGGCGCTGCGCAAGATCCTGGAAGGCGCGTTCGACAAGGTCGAGATCACGCCCGAAAACCTGGCCGACTATGCCGGCGTGCGGAAATTCCGTCACGGCGTGGGCGAGGAAGAGAACCAGATCGGCGCCGTCACCGGCCTGGCCTGGACCGAGGTGGGCGGCGAACTGCTGACGATCGAGGCGGTCACCGTGCCCGGCAAGGGCCTCATCAAGACGACCGGCAAGCTGGGCGAGGTGATGAACGAATCGGTGCAGGCCGCCTTCTCCTATGTGAAGGCGCGTTCGCCCGGCTATGGCATCAAGCCGAGCCTGTTCAACCGCAAGGACATCCATATTCACCTGCCCGAGGGCGCGGTGCCCAAGGATGGTCCGTCGGCCGGCATCGGTATGGTCACGACCATCGTGTCGACCCTGACCGGCATTCCCGTCCACAAGGATGTGGCGATGACCGGCGAGGTGACGCTGCGCGGCCGGGTGCTGCCGATCGGCGGCCTCAAGGAGAAGCTGCTGGCGGCGCTGCGTGGTGGCATCAAGACGGTGTTGATCCCGCAGGAAAACGAGAAAGACCTGGCGGAAATTCCGGCCAACATCCGCGAGGGGCTGGAGATTGTTCCTGTGTCCCATGTCGACGAGGTGCTGGCGCGCGCGCTGGTGTCGAAGCCCGAGGCGATCACCTGGACCGAGGAAGATGATCTGGCGGCGCAGCCCAGTGCCGGCCAGGGTCGTGACGGCGATCCCGCTATCCGTCACTAA
- a CDS encoding YbaB/EbfC family nucleoid-associated protein, translating to MKDLNEILGMASRVQEELQRAQDNLDKLEVEGAAGGGLVKVKASAKGRILGVSIDDSLLAPSEKQMLEDLITAAFNDARKKADEVSNTEMGKMTAGLPLPPGFKLPF from the coding sequence ATGAAGGATCTGAACGAAATATTGGGGATGGCCAGCCGCGTGCAGGAAGAGCTGCAGCGCGCGCAGGACAATCTGGACAAGCTGGAAGTCGAGGGCGCGGCCGGTGGCGGCCTGGTCAAGGTGAAGGCGTCGGCCAAGGGCCGCATCCTGGGCGTGTCGATCGACGACAGCCTGCTGGCACCGTCGGAAAAGCAGATGCTGGAAGACCTTATCACTGCCGCGTTCAACGATGCGCGCAAGAAGGCGGACGAGGTCAGCAACACCGAAATGGGCAAGATGACGGCCGGCCTGCCGCTGCCGCCGGGCTTCAAGCTGCCCTTCTGA
- a CDS encoding DNA polymerase III subunit gamma/tau yields the protein MSDSPQPYRVLARKYRPRNFRELIGQDAMVQTLGNAIRRGRLAHAFLMTGVRGVGKTSTARLIAKALNCIGPDGQGGPTIDPCGVCEPCMAIAEGRHIDVVEMDAASHTGVDDVREIIEAVRYAAVSARYKIYIIDEVHMLSKNAFNALLKTLEEPPAHVKFLFATTEVNKVPVTVLSRCQRFDLRRIPAEMLAGHFAHVVEAEQVAAEPDALSLIAQAAEGSARDGLSILDQAIAHAEMGEGEPMVTAAQVREMLGLSDRGSTRRLLGLLLEGDTAALLGGVRDQYALGVEPLSLMRGLLELVHAVTLVKAGRDIATPGQSDEERGALADWASQIGFGPLHRLWQLMLKGHDEVATAALPIEACEMALLRVMHAATMPDPSDLARMLQGGVPAAAPALPGQAPAAAAPAPEPASSLPASFEDLIEAFWQKSKGHLAQEMHDCVGIIRYDPPMLEYRGTASLSPDFATRIIPALREVTGVAWTVTQGEGEAQPTLLANEQRQLADSRAAILETPVVKAAMDAFPDAELVHSDEPEQWSAEA from the coding sequence ATGTCCGATTCCCCTCAGCCCTATCGCGTGCTTGCGCGCAAATATCGTCCGCGCAACTTTCGCGAGCTGATCGGGCAGGACGCCATGGTCCAGACGCTGGGCAATGCGATCCGGCGCGGGCGCCTGGCCCATGCTTTCCTGATGACCGGCGTGCGCGGGGTCGGCAAGACGTCGACCGCGCGGCTGATCGCCAAGGCGCTGAACTGCATCGGCCCCGATGGGCAGGGCGGGCCGACGATCGACCCGTGCGGCGTGTGCGAACCGTGCATGGCGATTGCCGAGGGCCGGCATATCGACGTGGTCGAGATGGACGCCGCCAGCCATACCGGCGTCGACGACGTGCGCGAGATCATCGAGGCGGTGCGCTATGCCGCCGTGTCGGCGCGCTACAAGATCTACATTATCGACGAAGTCCATATGCTTTCGAAGAACGCGTTCAACGCGCTTCTGAAGACCTTGGAGGAGCCGCCGGCTCATGTGAAATTCCTGTTCGCCACGACCGAGGTGAACAAGGTGCCGGTGACGGTGCTGTCGCGCTGCCAGCGGTTCGACCTGCGCCGCATCCCGGCAGAGATGCTGGCCGGCCATTTCGCCCATGTGGTGGAAGCCGAACAGGTTGCGGCCGAACCCGATGCGCTGTCGCTGATCGCGCAGGCGGCCGAAGGCTCCGCGCGTGACGGCCTGTCGATCCTGGACCAGGCGATCGCCCACGCCGAAATGGGCGAGGGCGAGCCGATGGTCACGGCGGCGCAGGTGCGCGAGATGCTGGGCCTGTCGGATCGTGGCTCGACGCGCCGGCTGCTCGGCCTGCTGCTGGAGGGCGATACCGCCGCGCTGCTGGGCGGGGTGCGCGATCAATATGCGCTGGGGGTCGAGCCGCTGTCGCTGATGCGCGGCCTGCTGGAACTGGTGCATGCCGTCACGCTGGTGAAGGCCGGGCGCGACATTGCAACGCCGGGCCAGTCCGACGAGGAGCGCGGCGCGCTGGCCGACTGGGCGTCGCAGATCGGCTTCGGCCCGCTGCATCGATTGTGGCAGTTGATGCTCAAGGGCCATGACGAGGTGGCGACCGCCGCCCTGCCGATCGAGGCGTGCGAGATGGCGCTGCTGCGCGTGATGCATGCCGCGACCATGCCCGATCCCAGCGACCTTGCCCGGATGCTGCAGGGCGGGGTGCCGGCGGCCGCGCCGGCGCTGCCGGGCCAGGCGCCCGCCGCCGCCGCGCCCGCGCCGGAACCTGCGTCCAGCCTGCCCGCCAGCTTCGAGGATCTGATCGAAGCCTTCTGGCAGAAGAGCAAGGGCCATCTGGCGCAGGAAATGCATGATTGCGTGGGGATCATCCGCTATGATCCGCCAATGCTGGAATATCGCGGCACGGCCAGCCTGTCGCCCGACTTCGCCACCCGGATCATTCCGGCGCTGCGTGAAGTGACCGGTGTCGCCTGGACGGTGACGCAGGGCGAGGGAGAGGCGCAGCCGACCCTGCTGGCCAATGAACAGCGCCAGCTGGCCGACAGCCGCGCCGCAATTTTGGAAACCCCGGTGGTCAAGGCGGCAATGGACGCCTTCCCCGATGCCGAGCTGGTCCATTCGGACGAGCCGGAACAATGGAGTGCCGAAGCATGA
- a CDS encoding class I SAM-dependent methyltransferase yields the protein MSVSDETVLHCYRFLLGREPEDPADIALHAKAANWQDLRHAFINSAEFHQGVGKELTANIAAIGQLMGEKDNNVEVRCTPEQLQAMFNGIAANWTKFGETEPHWSVLTNPVFFQDTLQEHLDSFFAYGKVDIEIALNYLSRAGLPATGFDSVMDFGCGVGRLTAALAPHTREILGVDISPSHLREAAKSMELLSVTNAKFAQIKTVDDILGLGTFDLVYSRLVLQHNPPPIIAAVYERLLGTLRPGGVAIVQIPTYLKGQKFSVTDYLAGTAPTMEMNALPQHEIFRIIQQQNCVTLEVRECTDLRAIEGVSHTFVVQKQ from the coding sequence ATGTCTGTTTCCGACGAAACTGTCTTGCATTGCTATCGTTTCCTACTCGGACGTGAACCGGAAGATCCCGCGGACATCGCGCTCCACGCCAAGGCGGCGAACTGGCAGGATCTTCGCCACGCCTTCATCAACAGCGCAGAATTTCATCAGGGCGTCGGCAAGGAACTGACGGCCAACATCGCCGCCATCGGGCAACTCATGGGCGAAAAGGACAATAATGTCGAAGTCCGCTGCACGCCCGAGCAGTTGCAGGCCATGTTCAACGGCATCGCGGCGAACTGGACCAAGTTCGGTGAAACCGAACCCCATTGGTCGGTGCTCACCAACCCCGTGTTTTTCCAGGACACGCTGCAGGAACATCTCGACTCCTTCTTCGCCTATGGAAAGGTCGATATCGAGATCGCGCTGAACTATCTCAGCCGCGCCGGCCTGCCTGCAACGGGCTTCGACAGCGTGATGGATTTCGGTTGCGGCGTCGGACGCCTCACCGCCGCGCTCGCGCCGCACACGCGCGAAATCCTCGGCGTCGACATCTCACCCAGCCATTTGCGCGAAGCGGCGAAGAGCATGGAACTGCTCTCCGTCACGAACGCCAAATTTGCCCAGATCAAGACTGTCGACGACATCCTGGGACTGGGCACCTTCGATCTGGTCTACAGCCGCCTGGTGCTTCAGCATAATCCGCCGCCGATCATCGCGGCGGTCTATGAACGACTTCTGGGCACGCTGCGTCCGGGTGGCGTGGCCATCGTGCAGATCCCCACCTATCTCAAGGGCCAGAAATTCAGCGTGACGGACTATCTGGCCGGAACCGCGCCCACGATGGAAATGAACGCCCTGCCGCAGCACGAGATTTTCCGCATCATCCAGCAGCAGAATTGCGTCACGCTGGAAGTCCGGGAATGCACCGACCTGCGCGCCATTGAAGGTGTGTCGCACACCTTCGTCGTCCAGAAGCAATAA